A stretch of Amycolatopsis balhimycina FH 1894 DNA encodes these proteins:
- a CDS encoding AsnC family protein, with the protein MAVTDPVDTRLLAALADLGKAAVHELAAKVGMDPREVAYRLVALSGSGLPLLVGVESDPQGLRAAIAGAPPSWANRPPQQVPAPPSQPVPQQPVPPVQGVPSGPYNVQGAPSGPYTVQGAPSGPYNVQGAPSGPYTVQGTPSGRFPGPPPRPQPPRFTPPPVPLDPAVSTWGLPQTASWARGDDPARPGAPATGKRGRLGEVMETLGLEGEQLSVQLLEVQDPADYLFGAAGYRLEEGERAVVVHTEITNRGAIPFASLPDNYLELLAADGKAIGKAPVSLTSRPPHKIGVKPGETLGGHTVYVLPDATRVVSVRWSPRPEPDERTLTWSIED; encoded by the coding sequence GTGGCCGTGACCGATCCCGTGGATACCCGTCTGCTCGCCGCGCTCGCCGACCTCGGCAAGGCCGCGGTACACGAGCTGGCGGCGAAGGTCGGCATGGATCCCCGCGAGGTCGCCTACCGGCTGGTCGCCCTCTCCGGCAGCGGGCTCCCCCTGCTCGTCGGCGTCGAGAGCGACCCCCAGGGGCTGCGGGCGGCGATCGCCGGCGCCCCGCCGTCGTGGGCGAACCGGCCCCCGCAGCAGGTCCCGGCCCCGCCGTCGCAGCCGGTGCCGCAGCAGCCGGTCCCGCCGGTCCAGGGCGTGCCGTCGGGTCCCTACAACGTCCAGGGCGCGCCTTCTGGGCCCTACACCGTCCAAGGCGCGCCATCGGGGCCGTACAACGTCCAGGGCGCGCCTTCTGGGCCCTACACCGTGCAGGGCACGCCGTCGGGGCGGTTCCCCGGCCCGCCGCCGCGGCCGCAGCCGCCGCGGTTCACCCCGCCGCCGGTGCCGCTCGACCCGGCCGTGAGCACGTGGGGCCTGCCGCAGACGGCGTCGTGGGCCCGCGGCGACGACCCCGCCCGCCCGGGTGCGCCCGCGACCGGCAAGCGGGGCAGGCTCGGCGAGGTCATGGAGACCCTCGGTCTCGAGGGCGAGCAGCTGTCGGTGCAGCTGCTGGAAGTCCAGGACCCCGCGGACTACCTCTTCGGCGCGGCCGGGTACCGCCTGGAAGAGGGCGAACGCGCGGTGGTCGTGCACACCGAGATCACCAACCGCGGGGCGATCCCGTTCGCGTCGCTGCCGGACAACTACCTCGAGCTGCTCGCCGCCGACGGCAAGGCGATCGGCAAGGCCCCGGTGTCGCTGACGTCGCGGCCGCCGCACAAGATCGGCGTCAAGCCGGGCGAAACGCTCGGCGGCCACACGGTGTACGTCCTCCCGGACGCCACCCGCGTGGTCTCGGTCCGCTGGAGCCCGCGGCCGGAGCCCGACGAGCGCACGCTGACCTGGTCGATCGAGGACTAG
- a CDS encoding DUF885 domain-containing protein, producing MTAVIELADEFVEALFDADPLTPALLGVRPAEPGLPDLSAEAEQAFRARLETFLERARALETGGLSAEDRMTREVLISSAESRIAAIDSRMVEFTVTNLFVAPAASLLTALPMTTVTAGAAAEAQLGRLAAVPEFLRQAARRHAEGLADGLLPVAHVVDAAVAHLDRYLAEPAADPLRRQPAPDEEFERRRDELLADVVRPAFAEYRRFLVDEVKPHGRPADRPGLSWLPGGDAAYAGLVRMHTTTELTPQELHRIGLDVIASLAVEYRELGLKVFGTDDLAEIFERLRADPALRWRNGDELLDTARTAVARAAAEAPKWFGRVPAEQCSVEAVPAEVAPGAPSAYYLRPAADGSRPGIYFANTHEATERFRHTAEATAFHEAVPGHHFQLSLAQGLTELPLLRRIGNFTAYTEGWGLYSERLADEMGLYSDDVARLGMLTADSVRAARLVIDTGLHALGWSRQQAVDYFLEHTPEARVEIESEVDRYIAWPGQALAYMVGRLEIQRIRTGAEERLGSRFDVRAFHDLVLAGGSLPLPALASVVDEWVAGHGDTADGLASELVELTFEQEPLEPSILGLPGGHDRLADQSREARERFHAAYTALAARARALATGSLTPEEAVTREVVIAAAEVEADRLASRTADISVSDGLTAPALGLLTYLPYYKLDNEKKARGYLTRLAAIEPFLATLTERQRQSLGEGLVPPAYLARAGAEYIDRYLAAPDTDPLKAGTTAAVEGFEAERDRLLAEVVHPAYARYRDFLRTEVAPAGRPDTAPGIGDLPGGAERYAALIRAETTTERTAQDLHDTGLAIIEKLAGEYRELGAKVFGTSDLAEIFDRLRTDPALRWRDGDELLSAARDAIARAEAVAPQWFSRIPVEKCEVAPVPEADAASGTIAYYLEPSLDGSRPGTYYANTYEAAKRPRFTSEAIAFHEAVPGHHFQLSLAQELRDLPLLRRVGMFNAYAEGWGLYAERLADEMGLYSDDVARFGMLTQDSMRAGRLVVDTGLHALGWSRQQAVDFLAGHTPMAQLEIEAEIDRYVGWPGQALGYMVGRLEIERLRAEAEQALGERFDIRDFHEVVLGHGMLPLSALAKVVTDWVASRGDTPDKLADDLVELNFARQPVYPSVFGLPGDHDKLPDPGAEARFRDGYAAIVARAEALDPAGLTAAERVTREVVLSQAKTEIDEIDSRRADLAVSDGLGAPALQPLLYLPQTVLDDEPKVRGYLARLAGIGGYLDAWIARQRAAVAEGLVPPDFLVRTGIGYVDRYLGAPGSDPLRVTPPYALEGFEAERDRLLEEVVRPAYARYRAFLADEVAPVARPETSPGIGHLPGGQERYAALIRVETTTERTAQDLHETGLALIAKLAEEYRELGAKLFGTTDLAEIFERLRTDPVLRWRDGEELLAGARAAITRAEAVAPQWFSRVPEQKCEVAPVPAAEAASGTIAYYLRPSLDGTRPGVYYANTYEAAKRPRFTSEAVAFHEAVPGHHFQLCLAQDLTGLPLLRRIAHVNAYGEGWGLYAERLADEMGLYSDDVARLGMLTQDSMRAGRLVVDTGLHALGWSRQQAVDFLAGHTPMARLEIEAEIDRYVANPGQALGYMVGRLEIQRLRAEAERELDDRFDIREFHDVVLGSGTLPLPVLSGVVADWVAGHRDTPDRLADECLELMFEAQPLYPSVYGLPGTHDKLADQTAEAAARYRAGLTRIIARAEALDAAALTPAGRVTRDVVIWQARTQIDVLDSGRADIAVSDGLAAPALELLTELPQTVLDDEAKARGYLSRLAAIGTYLDQLIERQRAALAEGLTPPEFLARIGVGYVERYLGDPANDPLKVPVRGLEAERDRLLAEVVRPAYARYRDFLAEEVVPVSRPETSPGIGDLPGGPERYAALIRAETTTERTAQDLHETGLAIIERLAGEYRELGAKVFGTTELAEIFDRIRTDPALRWRDGDELLQAARETIARAETVAPQWFSRIPEGRCEVAPVPAAEAASGSIAYYIEPSLDGSRPGTYYANTHEADQRQRTLGESVAFHEAVPGHHFQLALAQQLTGVPLLRRVGMFNAYAEGWGLYAERLADEMGLYSDDVARLGLLTQDSMRAARLVVDTGLHALGWNRQRAVDYLRDNTPMAQIEIEAEIDRYAGHPGQALGYMVGRLEIERLRAEAERTLGERFDIREFHDTVLGSGTLPLPVLADVVADWVAARAARDEE from the coding sequence ATGACCGCGGTCATCGAACTCGCCGACGAGTTCGTCGAAGCGCTGTTCGACGCCGATCCGCTGACGCCGGCTCTGCTGGGCGTCCGCCCGGCGGAGCCCGGCCTGCCGGACCTGTCCGCCGAAGCCGAGCAGGCGTTCCGGGCCCGGCTCGAGACGTTCCTCGAGCGGGCCCGCGCGCTGGAAACCGGCGGCCTGTCCGCCGAGGACAGGATGACCCGCGAGGTCCTGATCAGCTCGGCCGAGTCCCGTATCGCGGCCATCGACTCCCGCATGGTGGAGTTCACCGTCACGAACCTCTTCGTCGCGCCCGCGGCTTCGCTGCTCACCGCCCTGCCGATGACGACGGTGACGGCGGGCGCGGCCGCGGAGGCCCAGCTCGGGCGGCTGGCCGCCGTCCCGGAGTTCCTGCGCCAGGCCGCGCGGCGGCACGCCGAGGGCCTCGCCGACGGCCTGCTCCCGGTGGCCCATGTGGTCGACGCCGCCGTCGCGCACCTCGACCGCTACCTCGCCGAGCCGGCGGCCGACCCGCTGCGCCGCCAGCCGGCGCCGGACGAGGAGTTCGAGCGGCGGCGCGACGAACTGCTCGCCGACGTCGTCCGCCCGGCCTTCGCCGAGTACCGCCGGTTCCTCGTTGACGAGGTGAAGCCGCACGGGCGGCCCGCGGACCGGCCCGGTCTGTCGTGGCTGCCCGGCGGCGACGCGGCGTACGCCGGGCTCGTGCGGATGCACACGACCACCGAGCTCACTCCGCAGGAACTGCACCGGATCGGTCTCGACGTCATCGCTTCGCTCGCCGTCGAGTACCGCGAGCTGGGGCTGAAGGTATTCGGCACCGACGACCTGGCCGAGATCTTCGAGCGCCTGCGTGCCGACCCCGCGCTGCGCTGGCGCAATGGTGACGAGCTGCTGGACACCGCCCGTACGGCCGTCGCCCGGGCGGCCGCCGAGGCCCCGAAGTGGTTCGGCCGCGTCCCGGCGGAGCAGTGCTCGGTCGAGGCGGTGCCGGCGGAGGTCGCGCCCGGCGCGCCCTCGGCGTACTACCTGCGGCCGGCCGCCGACGGCTCGCGGCCCGGCATCTACTTCGCGAACACCCACGAAGCCACCGAGCGGTTCCGGCACACGGCCGAGGCGACCGCCTTCCACGAAGCCGTGCCCGGGCACCACTTCCAGCTCAGCCTCGCCCAGGGCCTCACCGAACTGCCGCTGCTGCGCCGCATCGGCAACTTCACCGCCTACACCGAGGGCTGGGGCCTCTACAGCGAGCGCCTGGCCGACGAAATGGGCCTCTACTCCGACGACGTCGCGCGGCTCGGCATGCTGACCGCCGACTCCGTGCGGGCGGCCCGGCTCGTCATCGACACCGGGCTGCACGCGCTGGGCTGGAGCCGGCAGCAGGCCGTGGACTACTTCCTCGAGCACACGCCGGAGGCGCGCGTCGAGATCGAGTCCGAAGTGGACCGTTACATCGCGTGGCCGGGCCAGGCGCTGGCGTACATGGTGGGGCGTCTGGAAATCCAGCGGATCCGCACCGGCGCCGAGGAGCGGCTCGGCTCGCGGTTCGACGTCCGGGCGTTCCACGACCTCGTGCTGGCCGGCGGCTCGCTGCCGCTGCCCGCGCTGGCGTCCGTCGTCGACGAGTGGGTGGCCGGGCACGGCGACACCGCCGACGGCCTGGCGAGCGAGCTCGTCGAGCTGACGTTCGAACAGGAGCCGCTGGAGCCGTCGATCCTCGGTCTGCCCGGCGGCCACGACCGGCTCGCCGACCAGTCGCGCGAAGCGCGGGAGCGTTTCCACGCGGCGTACACGGCTCTCGCTGCCCGTGCGCGGGCACTGGCCACCGGCAGCCTGACACCGGAAGAGGCCGTGACGCGGGAGGTCGTGATCGCCGCCGCCGAGGTCGAGGCCGACCGGCTGGCCTCGCGGACGGCCGACATCTCCGTCAGCGACGGGCTCACCGCCCCCGCACTGGGGCTGCTCACGTACCTGCCCTACTACAAGCTGGACAACGAGAAGAAGGCGCGCGGCTACCTCACCCGGCTCGCCGCGATCGAGCCGTTCCTCGCCACGCTCACCGAGCGGCAGCGTCAAAGCCTCGGCGAGGGGCTCGTCCCGCCGGCCTACCTCGCCCGTGCCGGCGCCGAGTACATCGACCGCTACCTCGCCGCGCCGGACACCGATCCGCTGAAGGCCGGCACGACCGCGGCCGTCGAGGGCTTCGAAGCCGAGCGCGATCGCCTCCTCGCGGAGGTCGTCCACCCGGCGTACGCGCGGTATCGCGACTTCCTTCGCACCGAGGTGGCACCGGCCGGCCGGCCGGACACCGCGCCGGGCATCGGCGACCTGCCGGGCGGGGCGGAGCGGTACGCGGCGCTGATCCGCGCGGAGACGACGACCGAGCGCACGGCGCAGGACCTGCACGACACCGGTCTGGCGATCATCGAGAAGCTGGCGGGGGAGTACCGCGAGCTGGGCGCGAAGGTGTTCGGCACCAGCGATCTGGCCGAGATCTTCGACCGGCTGCGCACCGACCCGGCCCTGCGGTGGCGCGACGGCGACGAGCTGCTGTCCGCGGCCCGAGACGCCATCGCGCGGGCCGAAGCCGTGGCGCCGCAGTGGTTCTCGCGGATCCCGGTGGAGAAGTGCGAGGTCGCGCCGGTGCCCGAAGCCGACGCGGCGAGCGGCACGATCGCCTACTACCTCGAGCCGTCGCTCGACGGTTCGCGGCCGGGCACCTACTACGCCAACACGTACGAGGCGGCCAAGCGGCCGCGGTTCACCAGCGAGGCGATCGCGTTCCACGAAGCCGTGCCGGGCCACCACTTCCAGCTCAGCCTGGCCCAGGAGCTGCGGGACCTGCCGCTGCTGCGGCGAGTCGGCATGTTCAACGCCTACGCCGAGGGCTGGGGGCTCTACGCCGAGCGGCTCGCGGACGAGATGGGCCTGTACTCCGACGACGTCGCGCGCTTCGGCATGCTCACGCAGGATTCCATGCGGGCGGGCCGGTTGGTCGTCGACACCGGCCTGCACGCGCTCGGGTGGAGCCGGCAGCAGGCCGTCGACTTCCTGGCCGGGCACACGCCGATGGCACAGCTGGAGATCGAGGCCGAAATCGACCGGTACGTCGGCTGGCCGGGGCAGGCGCTGGGCTACATGGTGGGGCGCCTGGAGATCGAGCGGCTGCGCGCCGAAGCCGAGCAGGCGCTGGGCGAGCGGTTCGACATCCGCGACTTCCACGAGGTCGTGCTCGGCCACGGCATGCTCCCGCTGTCCGCGCTGGCCAAGGTGGTCACGGACTGGGTGGCGAGCCGGGGCGACACCCCGGACAAGCTGGCCGACGACCTGGTCGAGCTGAACTTCGCCCGGCAGCCCGTCTACCCGTCGGTGTTCGGCCTGCCGGGCGACCACGACAAGCTGCCCGACCCGGGAGCCGAAGCGCGGTTCCGCGACGGCTACGCCGCGATCGTCGCGCGGGCCGAGGCGCTCGACCCCGCGGGGCTGACGGCGGCGGAGCGCGTCACCCGGGAAGTGGTGCTGTCCCAGGCCAAGACCGAGATCGACGAGATCGACTCGCGCCGGGCCGACCTCGCGGTCAGCGACGGGCTCGGCGCGCCCGCGCTGCAGCCGCTGCTCTACCTGCCGCAGACGGTGCTGGACGACGAGCCGAAGGTCCGCGGCTACCTGGCCCGGCTGGCCGGCATCGGCGGCTACCTCGACGCGTGGATCGCCCGGCAGCGGGCCGCGGTGGCCGAGGGGCTCGTGCCGCCGGACTTCCTGGTCCGCACCGGCATCGGTTACGTCGACCGCTACCTCGGCGCGCCCGGGAGCGACCCGCTGCGGGTGACACCGCCGTATGCGCTCGAAGGCTTCGAGGCCGAACGAGACCGCCTCCTCGAGGAGGTCGTCCGGCCGGCGTACGCGCGGTATCGCGCTTTCCTGGCCGACGAGGTCGCGCCGGTGGCCCGGCCCGAAACGTCGCCGGGCATCGGGCACCTTCCGGGTGGGCAGGAGCGGTACGCCGCCCTGATCCGCGTCGAGACGACGACCGAGCGCACGGCACAGGACCTGCACGAGACCGGCCTGGCGCTGATCGCAAAGCTCGCGGAGGAGTACCGGGAGCTGGGGGCGAAGCTGTTCGGCACCACCGATCTCGCCGAGATCTTCGAGCGGCTGCGCACCGACCCCGTCTTGCGCTGGCGCGACGGGGAGGAACTGCTGGCCGGGGCCCGCGCCGCCATCACCCGGGCGGAAGCCGTCGCCCCGCAGTGGTTCTCCCGCGTGCCGGAGCAGAAGTGCGAGGTCGCGCCGGTGCCCGCGGCCGAAGCCGCCAGCGGCACGATCGCGTACTACCTGCGGCCGTCGCTGGACGGGACGCGGCCGGGCGTCTACTACGCCAACACCTACGAGGCGGCCAAGCGGCCACGGTTCACCAGCGAGGCCGTCGCGTTCCACGAAGCCGTGCCGGGCCACCACTTCCAGCTGTGCCTCGCGCAGGACCTGACCGGCCTGCCGCTGCTGCGCCGGATCGCGCACGTCAACGCCTATGGCGAAGGGTGGGGCCTGTACGCCGAGCGGCTCGCGGACGAGATGGGCCTGTACTCCGATGACGTCGCGCGGCTGGGCATGCTGACCCAGGACTCGATGCGCGCCGGCCGCCTGGTGGTCGACACGGGCCTGCACGCGCTCGGGTGGAGCCGGCAGCAGGCCGTCGACTTCCTGGCCGGGCACACGCCGATGGCGCGGCTGGAGATCGAGGCGGAGATCGACCGGTACGTCGCCAACCCGGGGCAGGCGCTGGGCTACATGGTGGGGCGCCTGGAGATCCAGCGGCTGCGCGCCGAAGCCGAGCGGGAACTGGACGACCGGTTCGACATCCGCGAGTTCCACGATGTCGTGCTCGGCAGCGGGACGCTGCCGCTGCCGGTGCTGTCCGGGGTGGTCGCCGACTGGGTGGCGGGCCACCGCGACACGCCCGACCGGCTCGCCGACGAGTGCCTGGAGCTGATGTTCGAGGCGCAGCCGCTCTACCCGTCGGTGTACGGCTTGCCGGGCACGCACGACAAGCTCGCCGACCAGACCGCCGAAGCGGCCGCCCGGTACCGCGCCGGGCTCACGCGGATCATCGCCCGGGCGGAGGCGCTCGACGCGGCGGCACTGACGCCGGCCGGGCGCGTCACCCGTGACGTCGTGATCTGGCAGGCGCGCACGCAGATCGACGTGCTGGACTCCGGCCGGGCCGACATCGCGGTCAGCGACGGGCTGGCGGCGCCGGCCCTCGAACTGCTGACGGAGCTGCCGCAGACGGTGCTCGACGACGAGGCCAAGGCCCGCGGCTACCTGAGCCGGCTCGCCGCGATCGGCACGTACCTGGACCAGCTGATCGAGCGGCAGCGGGCCGCGCTCGCCGAGGGGCTGACGCCGCCGGAGTTCCTGGCGCGCATCGGCGTCGGCTACGTCGAGCGCTACCTCGGCGACCCGGCGAACGACCCGCTGAAGGTCCCGGTCCGCGGGCTCGAGGCCGAGCGCGACCGCCTGCTGGCCGAAGTGGTGCGGCCCGCGTATGCGCGGTACCGCGACTTCCTGGCCGAGGAGGTCGTCCCGGTCTCGCGGCCGGAGACGTCACCGGGCATCGGCGACCTGCCGGGTGGGCCGGAACGGTACGCGGCGCTGATCCGCGCGGAGACGACGACCGAGCGCACGGCGCAGGACCTGCACGAGACCGGTCTGGCGATCATCGAGCGGCTGGCGGGGGAGTACCGCGAGCTGGGGGCGAAGGTGTTCGGTACCACCGAGCTGGCCGAGATCTTCGACCGGATCCGCACGGACCCGGCGTTGCGCTGGCGGGACGGGGACGAACTGCTGCAAGCCGCCCGGGAAACCATCGCACGGGCGGAAACCGTGGCGCCCCAATGGTTCTCGCGTATTCCGGAGGGGCGTTGCGAGGTCGCGCCGGTGCCGGCCGCGGAGGCGGCAAGCGGGTCGATCGCGTACTACATCGAGCCGTCGCTGGACGGTTCGCGGCCGGGCACCTACTACGCGAACACCCACGAGGCGGACCAGCGGCAGCGGACGCTCGGCGAATCGGTCGCGTTCCACGAGGCCGTGCCGGGGCACCACTTCCAGCTGGCGCTCGCCCAGCAGCTGACCGGCGTGCCGTTGCTGCGGCGGGTCGGCATGTTCAACGCCTACGCCGAGGGCTGGGGGCTCTACGCCGAGCGGCTCGCGGACGAGATGGGGCTGTACTCGGACGACGTCGCCCGGCTCGGGCTGCTGACGCAGGACTCGATGCGAGCGGCGCGGCTGGTGGTGGACACCGGCCTGCACGCGCTGGGCTGGAACCGGCAACGCGCCGTCGACTACCTGCGCGACAACACCCCGATGGCGCAGATCGAGATCGAGGCGGAGATCGACCGCTACGCCGGCCACCCCGGCCAGGCGCTCGGCTACATGGTGGGGCGCCTGGAGATCGAGCGGCTGCGGGCCGAGGCCGAGCGGACGCTGGGCGAGCGGTTCGACATCCGCGAGTTCCACGACACGGTGCTCGGCAGCGGAACCCTGCCGCTCCCGGTGCTGGCGGACGTGGTGGCCGACTGGGTGGCGGCGCGAGCCGCCCGAGACGAGGAGTGA
- the fahA gene encoding fumarylacetoacetase, with amino-acid sequence MTVTWLELADDTPFGLDNLPYGVFSVAGAPARRIGVPVGDRVLDLTAAAAETAAAFAPLLTAGVLNPLLAAGPGTWRDVRASVREWLTEPRYADRLRPHLVSSTEVTTHLAFEVADYVDFYSSEQHALNAGKIFRPDATELPPNWKHLPIGYHGRAGTVVASGTPVVRPHGQRKPRAAEAPSFGPSQRLDIEAEVGFVVGVPSTVGTRVSTADFADHVFGVCLVNDWSARDIQAWEYQPLGPFLGKSFATSVSPWVVPLAALEHARVDGPPQDPEPFEYLRTAGKWGLDLVLEVRLNGHLVSSPPFATQYWTAPQQLAHMTVNGASLRTGDLFASGTVTGPEREQRGSFLELSWGGREPFELPGGETRTFLEDGDEVVISATAPGPGGARIGMGEVRGTVVPG; translated from the coding sequence GTGACCGTGACCTGGCTCGAGCTCGCCGATGACACGCCGTTCGGTCTGGACAACCTTCCCTACGGCGTCTTCTCGGTCGCCGGGGCGCCCGCGCGGCGGATCGGTGTTCCGGTCGGTGACCGGGTGCTCGATCTGACCGCCGCGGCCGCCGAGACGGCGGCCGCGTTCGCCCCGCTGCTCACCGCCGGGGTGCTCAACCCGCTGCTGGCCGCCGGGCCCGGCACCTGGCGGGACGTCCGCGCAAGCGTCCGGGAATGGCTGACCGAACCCCGGTACGCCGACCGGCTCCGGCCGCATCTGGTCTCCTCGACCGAGGTGACCACACACCTGGCGTTCGAGGTCGCCGACTACGTCGACTTCTACTCCAGCGAGCAGCACGCCCTCAACGCCGGCAAGATCTTCCGGCCCGACGCCACCGAGCTGCCGCCGAACTGGAAGCACCTGCCGATCGGCTACCACGGCCGGGCCGGCACGGTGGTGGCCTCCGGCACGCCGGTCGTCCGGCCGCACGGGCAGCGCAAGCCCCGCGCCGCCGAGGCGCCGTCGTTCGGGCCTTCGCAGCGGCTGGACATCGAGGCGGAGGTCGGGTTCGTCGTCGGCGTTCCGTCCACTGTGGGCACCCGCGTGTCCACCGCGGACTTCGCGGACCACGTGTTCGGCGTCTGCCTCGTCAACGACTGGTCGGCGCGGGATATCCAGGCCTGGGAGTACCAGCCGCTGGGCCCGTTCCTCGGCAAGTCGTTCGCGACGTCGGTGTCGCCGTGGGTCGTCCCGCTCGCCGCGCTGGAGCACGCCCGCGTCGACGGCCCGCCGCAGGACCCGGAACCCTTCGAGTACCTGCGGACGGCCGGGAAGTGGGGGCTGGACCTGGTGCTGGAGGTCCGGCTCAACGGCCACCTGGTGTCGAGCCCGCCGTTCGCGACCCAGTACTGGACGGCCCCGCAGCAGCTGGCGCACATGACGGTCAACGGGGCGAGCCTGCGCACCGGCGACCTGTTCGCGTCGGGCACGGTGACCGGTCCGGAACGCGAGCAGCGCGGCTCGTTCCTGGAACTGTCGTGGGGCGGGCGGGAGCCGTTCGAGCTGCCGGGCGGGGAAACCCGCACGTTCCTCGAAGACGGGGACGAGGTGGTGATCAGCGCGACGGCCCCCGGGCCGGGTGGCGCGCGGATCGGCATGGGGGAGGTGCGCGGGACGGTGGTCCCGGGCTAG
- a CDS encoding LLM class F420-dependent oxidoreductase: MRIGTAISYAGGFGESVADIVELEKAGLDVVFVPEAYSFDAVSQLGYLAAKTERVQLASGIFQIFTRTPTLTAMTAAGLDFVSDGRFILGLGASGPQVIEGFHGVKYDAPLARTREIVEICRQVWRRERVVHEGKHYTIPLPPEQGTGLGKPLKLINHPVRERIPVLLASLGPKNVALTAEIAEGWQPIFFHPEKAADVWGESLAAGKAKRDPALGELDTFVTVALAIGDDVEPLLDHVRPMVALYVGGMGARGKNFYNDLACRYGYEAEAKLIQDLYLDGKKEEAAAAVPAELLRAISLVGPAAYVKERLAAFADAGVTTLVVSPLQPGREARVAGVSQLRELIG, translated from the coding sequence ATGAGGATCGGGACCGCGATCAGCTACGCCGGAGGTTTCGGCGAAAGCGTCGCCGACATCGTCGAACTGGAGAAGGCCGGCCTCGACGTCGTCTTCGTGCCGGAGGCGTACTCGTTCGACGCCGTCAGCCAGCTCGGCTACCTGGCCGCGAAGACCGAGCGCGTCCAGCTCGCGTCGGGCATCTTCCAGATCTTCACCCGCACGCCGACGCTGACCGCGATGACCGCCGCCGGGCTCGACTTCGTCTCCGACGGGCGGTTCATCCTCGGGCTCGGCGCGTCCGGCCCGCAGGTCATCGAAGGCTTCCACGGCGTGAAGTACGACGCGCCGCTGGCCCGCACCCGCGAGATCGTCGAGATCTGCCGCCAGGTGTGGCGCCGCGAACGCGTCGTGCACGAGGGCAAGCACTACACGATCCCGCTGCCGCCCGAGCAGGGCACCGGGCTGGGCAAGCCGCTGAAGCTGATCAACCACCCGGTGCGCGAGCGGATCCCGGTGCTGCTGGCCTCGCTCGGCCCGAAGAACGTCGCGCTCACCGCCGAGATCGCCGAGGGCTGGCAGCCGATCTTCTTCCACCCGGAGAAGGCCGCCGACGTCTGGGGCGAGTCCCTCGCCGCGGGCAAGGCGAAGCGCGACCCGGCGCTGGGCGAGCTGGACACGTTCGTCACCGTGGCCCTGGCGATCGGCGACGACGTCGAGCCGCTGCTCGACCACGTCCGCCCGATGGTGGCGCTGTACGTCGGCGGGATGGGCGCGCGGGGCAAGAACTTCTACAACGACCTGGCCTGCCGCTACGGCTACGAGGCCGAGGCGAAGCTGATCCAGGACCTCTACCTCGACGGCAAGAAGGAGGAAGCCGCGGCCGCCGTCCCGGCGGAGCTGCTGCGCGCGATCTCCCTGGTCGGCCCGGCGGCCTACGTGAAGGAGCGGCTGGCGGCCTTCGCCGACGCCGGCGTGACGACGCTGGTGGTGAGCCCGCTGCAGCCGGGCCGCGAGGCGCGCGTGGCGGGAGTGTCGCAGCTGCGCGAGCTGATCGGCTGA
- a CDS encoding class F sortase: MSERPERRSELARPAAVVLAVVAGLGCVLLGVAAVLAPATTVTSGAASTDPSAPAGARPAALMVPELGLALNHVVGLGHVGGRREQPGTALGVGWFADGPVPGAPGVAVFSGHSGFGYSAGAFARLDTLKPGDTILVRDERGREARFTVRTTALFPAAEPDSTLIAPEGTGPELRLITSDGTHDDPALSGPRVAIYAAPA, from the coding sequence GTGAGCGAACGGCCCGAGCGGCGATCCGAGCTCGCGCGGCCGGCCGCGGTCGTGCTCGCGGTCGTGGCCGGGCTCGGCTGCGTCCTGCTCGGCGTCGCCGCGGTGCTCGCCCCGGCCACGACGGTGACCTCCGGCGCGGCGTCCACGGACCCGTCCGCGCCGGCCGGCGCCCGGCCGGCGGCGCTCATGGTCCCCGAACTCGGCCTGGCGCTGAACCACGTGGTCGGCCTCGGCCACGTCGGAGGCCGCCGGGAGCAGCCCGGCACGGCCCTCGGCGTCGGCTGGTTCGCCGACGGCCCGGTCCCCGGCGCCCCCGGCGTCGCGGTGTTTTCCGGGCACTCCGGCTTCGGCTATTCCGCCGGCGCGTTCGCCCGCCTGGACACGCTGAAGCCGGGCGACACGATCCTCGTCCGCGACGAACGCGGCCGCGAGGCCCGCTTCACGGTCCGCACGACGGCCCTGTTCCCCGCCGCCGAGCCGGACAGCACGCTGATCGCCCCCGAAGGAACGGGCCCGGAGCTGCGGCTGATCACCAGCGACGGCACCCACGACGACCCCGCCCTCAGCGGCCCCCGGGTCGCGATCTACGCGGCCCCGGCCTGA